A region from the Lolium perenne isolate Kyuss_39 chromosome 4, Kyuss_2.0, whole genome shotgun sequence genome encodes:
- the LOC127326918 gene encoding pre-mRNA-processing factor 19 has translation MICAISGEVPEEPVLSKKSGLLFERRLIERYIEDHGKCPVTRDDLAMDDLVTVKTDKIVKPRPLQAASVPGLLGMFQNEWDALMLSNFALEQQLHTARQELSHALYQHDAACRVIARLKKERDESRTLLAQAERQIPISAAGPAHVSVTNGKRALEDEVGPDGKRIRPGINPIMIDELTECNSMLSAQRKKRQVPPSLAPIDALERYTQISSHPLHKTNKPGILSIDIDHSKDIIATGGIDTNAVLFDRPSGQVLCTLTGHSKKVTSLKFVPRDELLITGSADKTVRIWQGSKDGSYSCRHTLKDHGAEVEAVTVHATQKYFVTASRDNTWCFYDISTGSCLTQVGEASGQDGYTAAAFHPDGLILGTGTSEAVVKIWDVKSQTNVAKFDGHVGAVTAMSFSENGYFLATAALDGVKLWDLRKLRNFRTLSPYDPDTPTSSVEFDFSGNYLAVAGADIRVYQVANVKSEWNLVKTLPDLSGTGKVTSVKFGTDAKYVAVGSMDRNLRIFGLPGDERMEEAPQSPEK, from the exons ATGATTTGCGCAA TCTCCGGTGAGGTGCCGGAGGAACCGGTCTTGTCGAAGAAATCGGGGCTGCTCTTCGAGCGCAGGCTCATCGAGCGCTACATCGAG GACCATGGGAAGTGCCCGGTCACCAGGGACGACCTCGCCATGGACGACCTCGTGACAGTGAAGACCGACAAG ATTGTGAAGCCTAGACCTCTGCAAGCTGCAAGTGTACCTGGACTCCTTGGTATGTTTCAGAAT GAGTGGGATGCTCTTATGCTGTCTAATTTTGCTTTGGAGCAGCAGCTACACACAGCAAGACAAGAACTTAGTCATGCACTATACCAG CATGATGCTGCTTGCCGTGTTATCGCCAGACTAAAGAAGGAAAGAGACGAGTCAAGGACACTTTTGGCTCAAGCTGAAAGGCAGATTCCTATTTCAGCTGCTGGACCTGCACATGTATCTGTTACAAACGGGAAAAGAG CTTTGGAAGATGAAGTGGGCCCCGATGGGAAGAGGATACGCCCTGGTATTAATCCTATCATGATCGATGAATTAACAGAGTGTAATTCTATGCTCTCAGCCCAGCGCAAGAAACGGCAG GTACCTCCAAGTTTGGCACCAATAGATGCACTTGAAAGATATACTCAGATCTCCAGTCATCCCCTTCACAAGACAAACAAACCAGGGATTTTATCGATTGATATTGATCATTCAAAG GATATTATTGCTACTGGGGGTATAGACACAAATGCAGTTCTTTTCGATAGGCCTTCAGGTCAAGTGTTGTGCACTCTCACTGGTCACTCAAAGAAG GTTACCAGTTTGAAATTCGTTCCTCGCGATGAACTTTTGATAACTGGATCAGCAGATAAG ACTGTTCGTATATGGCAAGGTAGTAAAGATGGAAGCTATAGTTGCAGGCACACACTGAAAGATCATGGTGCAGAG GTTGAAGCTGTCACTGTCCATGCTACTCAGAAGTATTTTGTAACTGCTTCCAGAGATAACACATGGTGCTTTTATGACATTTCAACAGGGTCTTGCCTCACACAG GTTGGCGAGGCTTCTGGACAAGACGGATACACCGCAGCAGCTTTCCACCCAGATGGTCTTATCCTTGGAACAGGAACATCTGAAgctgttgtcaaaatttgggatgTGAAAAGTCAG ACAAATGTTGCAAAGTTTGACGGGCATGTTGGAGCGGTGACTGCCATGTCCTTCTCAGAAAATGGTTATTTCCTAGCG ACTGCAGCACTTGACGGCGTGAAGCTTTGGGATCTACGGAAATTGAGAAACTTTAGGACTCTCTCTCCATACGATCCAGATACGCCAACAAGCTCTG TGGAATTTGATTTCAGTGGAAATTATCTTGCCGTTGCTGGTGCTGATATAAG GGTTTACCAAGTTGCCAACGTCAAGTCAGAGTGGAATCTTGTCAAGACATTACCAGACCTATCAGGCACAG GGAAAGTGACGTCTGTGAAGTTTGGAACGGATGCCAAGTATGTTGCCGTAGGCTCCATGGATCGTAATCTACGTATATTTGGGCTCCCCGGAGATGAGCGAATGGAGGAGGCACCGCAATCACCAGAGAAGTGA